The genomic stretch CCGCCGGGCCCGCCTGCCACACCGGCAGCCGCACCTGCTTCGAGGACATCGACGGTGCGAATAGTCCCGCTCCGCAGGGCTTCGCCGGCCTGGAAGGGTTGTGGCAGACCATCGCCGACCGTATCTCCTCGGCGTCCGCGACCGGTTCCTACACCGTCCGGCTCGCCGAGGGAGGACCGCCCGCCACCGGACGGAAGCTGATCGAGGAGGCTGCGGAACTGGCCGAGG from bacterium encodes the following:
- the hisE gene encoding phosphoribosyl-ATP diphosphatase — encoded protein: AGPACHTGSRTCFEDIDGANSPAPQGFAGLEGLWQTIADRISSASATGSYTVRLAEGGPPATGRKLIEEAAELAEAALLHQSGRAGDRRVAEEAGDVIYHLLVLLAERGVSAGEVMEELASRRRTP